In Planctomycetota bacterium, the following are encoded in one genomic region:
- the rny gene encoding ribonuclease Y codes for MLYFIIGLGVGGLIGTIGLLVASRILGRRLTELARREADGIIAQATTRAENNAKQIELEAKQESLKLRDEAEEVHNRAELDAAKAERAAAARELTLDRRAHELDQKVETLERRDEQLKQQEEEIRDVEQEVKAIRMELVDERCESKRQLERISKLTEADAREMFLKQISEDCQTEAGEMIRKSLEQAQDEAKTKSTTILLEAIQKYAAEQTADHTVSTIQLADDAMKGRVIGREGRNIRSFEKATGVDVIIDDTPGVVGLSCFDPVRREIARVSLEKLVGDGRIHPGRIEEVVHEATTEMDEQLIDLGNQAAHNGHAISIPRQLYPLLGRLHFRTSYGQNVLKHSLEVAHLAQVMADELGLDGTLARRAGLLHDIGKAFDHESEGSHAELGAALLRKLGEPEAVVNAAAAHHGDVPATTPLTPIIMAADTISASRPGARRESLERYVKRLKDLEKLAADFKGVRQAYAIHAGREIRVIADAKAVDDGGSAKLARDIAKAIADNVNFPGEIKVTVLRETRSVELAR; via the coding sequence ATGCTCTACTTCATCATCGGCCTAGGCGTCGGTGGACTGATCGGAACGATCGGGCTGCTGGTCGCCTCGAGAATCCTGGGTCGCCGTCTGACCGAACTGGCCCGCCGCGAAGCCGACGGAATCATCGCCCAGGCCACGACCCGCGCCGAAAACAACGCCAAGCAGATCGAACTCGAAGCCAAGCAGGAGTCGCTCAAGCTCCGTGACGAGGCCGAAGAGGTTCACAACCGTGCTGAGCTCGACGCCGCCAAAGCCGAGCGTGCTGCTGCTGCACGCGAGCTCACCCTGGATCGCCGGGCCCACGAACTCGACCAGAAGGTCGAAACACTCGAACGTCGCGACGAGCAGCTGAAGCAGCAGGAAGAGGAAATCCGCGACGTCGAGCAAGAGGTCAAAGCCATCCGGATGGAGCTGGTCGACGAGCGGTGCGAAAGCAAGCGCCAGCTCGAACGCATCAGCAAACTCACCGAGGCCGACGCTCGTGAGATGTTCCTCAAGCAGATCAGCGAGGACTGCCAGACCGAAGCCGGCGAGATGATCCGCAAAAGCCTCGAACAGGCTCAGGACGAGGCCAAGACCAAGTCGACGACGATCCTGCTCGAGGCCATCCAGAAGTACGCCGCCGAGCAGACGGCCGACCACACGGTCAGCACGATCCAGCTCGCCGACGACGCGATGAAAGGTCGCGTCATCGGCCGTGAGGGCCGGAACATTCGATCGTTCGAGAAGGCGACAGGCGTGGACGTGATCATCGACGACACGCCGGGCGTCGTGGGACTGTCATGCTTCGACCCGGTGCGACGCGAGATCGCGCGCGTGAGCCTCGAGAAGCTCGTCGGCGACGGCCGCATCCACCCGGGCCGAATCGAGGAAGTCGTCCACGAAGCGACGACCGAGATGGACGAGCAGCTCATCGACCTCGGCAACCAGGCCGCCCACAACGGCCACGCGATCAGCATCCCGCGGCAGCTCTATCCGCTGCTGGGCCGACTGCACTTCCGCACGAGCTACGGGCAGAACGTCTTGAAGCACAGCCTGGAAGTCGCCCACCTCGCACAGGTCATGGCGGACGAGCTCGGCCTCGACGGAACGCTCGCACGTCGGGCCGGCTTGCTGCACGACATCGGCAAGGCGTTCGATCACGAGTCGGAAGGCTCGCACGCGGAGCTCGGTGCGGCCTTGCTGAGAAAACTCGGCGAGCCCGAGGCCGTCGTCAACGCCGCGGCCGCTCACCACGGCGACGTGCCAGCGACGACGCCGCTGACGCCGATCATCATGGCCGCAGACACGATCAGTGCGAGCAGGCCCGGTGCACGTCGCGAATCGCTGGAGCGGTACGTCAAGCGGCTCAAAGACCTCGAGAAGCTGGCGGCCGACTTCAAGGGCGTTCGGCAGGCGTACGCGATTCACGCTGGCCGCGAGATCCGCGTCATCGCCGACGCCAAGGCCGTCGACGACGGCGGCAGTGCGAAGCTCGCGCGTGACATCGCCAAGGCCATCGCCGACAACGTCAACTTCCCCGGCGAAATCAAGGTGACGGTCCTCCGCGAGACCCGCAGCGTGGAACTCGCGCGGTAG